A stretch of DNA from Doryrhamphus excisus isolate RoL2022-K1 chromosome 6, RoL_Dexc_1.0, whole genome shotgun sequence:
CTACTGTTGTCGTTCCTGGTCGTCTTTGCATTCCCAATGGCCTGAAGACATTTGGGCAACACTTGGGGATTTTTGAAAACAGTCTTAATCGTGGTGCTGTGAACATGACAGAAGCATTTCTAACATCTCACCTCTGTTATGGGATTGGATGCCAAGACTTTGTCTTCAACTTGGGTCTTACTGCCAGATTTGCTTACAACAGCAAAGTATCTCATTGCGTATCGAGCGGACACCGTTTTACCTGCTCCAGATTCTCCACTGATGATGATAGATTGGTTCCTGTGGTTTCTAGTCAAGACATATGACAACTGTCATTCATTCAGgattgcagggggtgctggagcctatcccagctgtcttcgggctagaggcggggtacaccctggactggtcgccagccaatcacagggcacatatagacaaatgaccattcacactcacattcataccaatggacaatttggagtcgctaattaacctagcatgtttttggaatgtgggaggaaaccggagtacccggagaaaacccacgcatgcacaggcagaacatgcaaactccacacagagatggccgagggtgggattgaacttggatcAAAGTTGTCGGCAAAGTTGTCCAATTATGTATTTCATCAATCAAAACAGTCTGGATtctaaaaccaaaccaaactccTCGACAGGCCTTAGACCTTGTTCCACTCTGGAGCTGCCGGAGGGGAGAGTTGGCGAGCTGGTGTTGTTTTATTAACTAATGCGGTACTACTAAATACGtatttatgtacgtttttttcaactcaaaACGCTCAATCTCAAAGATgtatttggtgcagttttaagccataaaaacggccagaaggtggcagaagtacattttatatGAGCTCAGCATGCACATTtcctatataaaaatattaagtgaaAAGGTATGTAGCCATGCAGTTTGCAGGCGGTTACACATTGAAGGGAATtttcatgcatgcacacacacagttcagttcaatTGTAACTAGTAAAGTACACAAAAGACCTGAAGCTAGTATTATTTGCCGATATACTGCAACATTTTGTTCTAGAGAAAGCACACAAGACcgaatttaaaaaatgacagatGACATGACTACACTAAAAAGATGGCTTGATTCAAAAGTGACTGAACCTCAGGAAAACTAAAACAATGTTATTTGGTAATAGCAGTAGGAACATTTATGCGCAAATATAAATAGACAGTGTAGACATTGATAcggtgaatgaaaataaatttctagGAGTCACAACAGatgacaaaaatatgcataaagcAAACAATAACCTGCTACccaaaaacaatgaaattctcattgagaaaaatatgaaattaaaaattaaaacattaaaaaaaattaatgtaaaacacttaatacacacaaacaagacTAAAAACTTTGAGCACATGAGTATGTGCAATGAAATTATGGAACAGACTCAgtataaatctaaaaaaatgttcTACAATTAGCGATTTCAAGAAACATTAACAGCAGTTAATTGGACAAAGTACAAGGAAGGAGAATCATGAACCACAGGGAAATACCCGTAAAATGCTTATGATTACTGCACTTCCTCTTTAATCTTCATTTTCTAGGACTATCTAAGGTATCACATTGTGTGTACTATTATGAAGGTTAAATATCTTATTCACAAATTGTAAGTCTATCATTTTCTTATGTCATTTCAGAATTGGTAAAGGGTACCTGTTGAATACAGTTTCCATCCTATTCCTTTTTggacatatggtaatggtaatggtaatggttttatttcatttgaacatgcatcagattacaattgagtgcatcacataatcagttcacagttccacatgtccaaaaggagtaggaagaagcaaagcttattaaatcctacccctccatctggtacttttacaatcagtaactgttacatttgttcacttcctgctttccataacagtttagggtttttttgttgttgttggtttttttttaataatgcacctcgtaccgaagtacgaggtgatatggaATTGTGACGTGtcatatgtgatgtattccaattTAACATATATGCATGTTCAAGCTAGGTTCACTCACTGAATTCACAGGTGACGCACGTTAACCTCTTTTTATTTACCTGGCCATCTGTTTATAAGCTTCCTCTGCCACTGCAAATATATGAGGGTCCATGTCGCCCATGTTCTGGCCTGAGTATGCATGAATGATTGCATCTCCGTAGATAGGAAGCTGCTTATAAGGATTCAAAGCCACCAGGATAATACCTAAGAAGAGGAGACAACATGTGAAAAACTGAATAACAAATCTCAGTGCTTTTCTCAGAACCTACCACAGTAGGTGTAGATGATCCTGGACTCCAAGAAACGCACTTTGAGGTTGTGCAGGACTGCAGGTTCATGGAGGTAGCTGAGAGCAGTGAGGTCATTCTCCCCCACCAAGATATCCGGGTTGCGAAGAGGAGGGAGTTGCGGTGGCGATGAGTCCACAGTGTACTTGAACTCCTTCAAGTAAGAGATGGAGGTCATGTGATGTGTTAGGACACCTTTTATCCATTAAAGCCGTTGTGTGTGAAAGTTTACTAGTTTTACTTACGGTGCCATCTTCAAGAAGTAGTTGAAGAATATCATCACCATAGTGGTAATCTCGAAGAATTTCTGCTGATTTCCAGACGTGTACTTCATCTGGAATCCACACTCTGTTGTACTGGAGCAGATTACAAAGAGGAAAACATTTAGGTACTGTGAAAAGATGACATTATCATGCTTTAAACATGCACTTTCCTATACCATATCTAGCTCACTCAAAGACAAACACATATTGAgggaaaataaaaactttacaAAGCCTTCTGCCTCCAAGCAAATGAAAAGCATGATACAATATTCCCATATGTCTCTTTTAACACGAGCAACTATCTATATTGTGTTTTAAACCCCCAGTGTACACTTACCCGTGTGTATAGCTGAATTAACGCCATGTTTTGGCATTATTACTGCAATTCCTAGTTACAATATTTGTTTATTCCTTTCCCTTCGAAAAGACCGACACATTTCCTCACAGTTGTGGGTTCACAACTACTGTGAAACCATCATTTAAGCTAGGAAGGATAAAACCTTTTTTCCGGTGTGGTTTTTCAAAATAGTTAAATGACCGCTTAAACATTGCGTTTTTTAAGAAGCTTTTATGAATGTGGGTATTTTACTTTGTTAAAAAACATTCAGATAACCTATAAATGTGACATAGTTGTGTTTTTGGGTTGTTTGGTAAGGCGCCAGCACGCacgtgtgcttttattttgaaagtaacTCGCCGTACAATACCGGCGTGTGTCCCCTTCTGTTTGTTAGAATCACTTACCAGGCGGGAGTCGCTCACCTGTTGCGACTGTAACAGGAGACTCCGCCCACTTGTCTTGTGACGGCGACTTGTCAAGGGAGGGTGAGTTCCTTTGTTCAAGGATACCAAAGCCTAAGAATCCGGATACAAATACCATAAAATCTCATTAGGGggtttaagttgaaaggaaactttttttaaaggatGCCACTACAAAATAGTGCAGTAATTGTGTGGGGTGTATGAGAAAGATTTTCCATTTTATCAAAGGGGCAGGATGAGTTTTGGAGTGTACGAACCTGTCTGATGACTCCATTTGTCATGCTATTTCCTGGAGGATTCTCACTTAAAATCAAAACACTACCTGTAAAATCCATGAGAAAAACATCAGCATGACAGGCCATTTTACTGAAAATTCAGCATTTATACAACAGCTGGTTATGCActtgaaatatttcacttttcttcCCATTAGATAgcataaaaaacttaaaatgagTACTGTTGTTGGATAAAAACTGCTGATGTTTCATTAATCAAGCGACAATAGAGTTAGCATAGTGCAGTTATAGATTTGACAGAGGGACACTCATAAGAATTTAGCATAACTTAATTTAACAGAgcattataacaatatttttaatacattttgtaaatgtaataccagtttgtcttttttccccttctCATAACAGGTGAGTAAAGACCATGGAAAAATGGGAAGTGAAATTGGCTTaacttaaatgtattaaattggCCCTACTGACCTTgttagggttaaaaaaaaactgccaacaGTATAAGAgacaaactttttttaattaaaattaagtgTAAATGCAAATGCCAGcacattcaaaaatatatatatttttaaaaactcacatctggaaaaataatgaaaacacaTCTGtcagcttggtgggaatttcttaaaataaaaaataaaaacaagttttttttctcatccaaTGTCAACTTAAACCCATCTGGAACAATCTTGtagatttaaaattaaatttgtcATTGTGGACAGTGTACTGCTTTAGTCACATGGTacgtccctccatccatccatcttctatgctgcttgttctCACAAGGGTCCTATCCCAGCTCATTTTGGGCAAGAGGTTAGGTCGTACTGGTCCTCGCCTGGGCAGCCTCGCCAGGTCGGGTGGGGTGGGCCTGTTGCCATGGTTGTCCTGCGCTCTTGGGGGGTCTAAATGGTCTGGACAGAGCCCTCTGTGCCCTCCGAAGTGTGgcatatatgtgcatatatttCCTTAAATAAACTTTTCATATGACATGTGTATAAAGTTCGGTATAAACTGATGGCAACCAAAGATGAAACAAACAGAAAATACTGAGCGGCTCTAGATGCGGTGGAGGAAGTCCAGATTAAGACTAGCAGGGATTTGGATGGTTTCTAGTGCCACAGAGGATGGTGAGAAGGAAAGAGTTACAGAAAATATCTTCCTGGCATCCATCATCAATGTGGAGGACTCCCCTCTGTCTTTTAAAATGTTCTGTAAGGTCCAAAAATGAAAAGGTTAATCATCTGATGAGTGCTTCACTCTTGCATGTGCTTGTGTCATAATAACTCACTTTAATGGTGGCGATGAAGGTGGTTGTCACACGCTCTTCAAACTCAATCACTGGCGTGTAGAGGGTCAACACTTTAACAATCTGCAATGGAGAATAGTGATCAAAACTAATGAGCTGTGCACTTCGATGAAACACACAGTAGGTGATGACGGACCTGTGCAGTCGTGAGGCCTGTGCACATGTTGCAAATAGCCTGAGCGTCAGCCTCTGTCTTTTTCTTGACCTGCAGAAGTTGTGCGGCTTGTACAAGAGGTTCCAATGACTCCTTGGCGCCGTACCCGGAGAGCTCCCGCTCCACCAGCCACTCCTCTAACTGCCAGACATTGTACCTGAGCACAGAGGAAGTTGGGAAGCTAGTCAGGCTGTGTTATATGTATGCAAATTGACATAGAATATACTAAAAGTACTGTATAACTATGGTTAAATAAAGTGATTTGGGGAATTTGGGATTTCTGTATTGGCAGCCACACTTCCATCAGTCTACCGCAGGGCAGTTGTGGCTGCAGATGTAGCAGTAGCATTGTACAGTTTAATGGGTTCAATTCACTGTGAAGAGCTTTGGAtactttgaaaagcgctatattgacacaatattgtgttgagaaatataaatagatagatagacttcctttattgtcattgcacaataatacagctgtgaaattgccaaccaaatgtcgttgcctggctcccgtataataataaataataatgtggagaataaatagatgacatcaaatatgaacaacaatgtacagcgtaaacagtaatttgtacaaataattaaaataatttagaataaataataatattctaaattatttaaattatttgtacttagaataaataataatattctaaattatttgtacaaattactgatTGTTGGAAATTACTATTGAAAtggaaaatattctaatttggTCCCTCCCGTGTAACTTCATAAGGTGACCGTAATATTAGAAACAGGTGTTATTGTTCTGCTTCAACCTGAAtaaacatattaataaaaatctGGCAATGAATATTATTAGATTGTTTCTATATAACTTTGATGTTAAGGAAAGTGTAATGTGATCTATGATTGTGCATACCAATTTTTCTTATCTTTTTGTTTCCAGTGAGTGTATAATTGAATCTTATATTGTCAGTAGGTAACAACAGTGTGCCAGTACCTGATCTGCAGGCCTTTACTCCAGGAGCACATGTCCTTCCTTAGAAGCAGGTGATTCAGGGTGACGGCACATATGATATAAAACTGCTGCCGGACGACTTGTTTAATGAGGTCAGAGTCCAACCCATGCTGACACATGGCGGTGTGCCACTGTCCAAGTTGCTGCAGGAGGACTTCCACTGTAACAGCCTCTTCCTCTGGGGAACTTGAGCTCCTCTTCCTCAGACCTGTTGGTTTGGAGCCTAGAACACCCTGAATGGACTCATGCTCCAGCATGCTTGACACTGCACATGACAAACACGGTCAAACCAATTCATATGGATGCATGTGGAATTATTCACATCACCTATGAGGGGCTGCAGGGTGTCCTCCATGCTTTTGATGAGCTGGCGGTAAATTTGGACTGCCAAGTCAGCAAATACGTTCTGGTACTCAGTCAGTTCAAAGTTGGTCAGGCAATGCTGATTCTGCTTTGCAGTGTTGTGGGTCTTGAACGTCTGCATAGATGTTTGGCATATTTAATGCACGTAGGTGGAATGTTAACTGTTTTCAAGTGCACTCATCCTCACCTCATCGCCACTATATTGCTTCAGACAATGAATTAGTCGACACGTGTTGGCCAACCAGAAAGACGACACCACAAAATCACTCCCTCTCTTCTGTAGAAAAAACAATTCACAAATGTCACATGCAGTAAACTGTGTTTCTCAATGCATCGTCTTTATAATGCAACCACAACAAAAAGcttaaatgctttttttcatttcattggaGATACTGGATTGACAATTAGTCTACAGTGGTGTAGAACTATCTGAACCACATCATAATGACTATGAttataaccacaataataaccacaataataaataaaacataaaacattcattcattttctaccacttatcctcacgagggtcacagggggtgctggagcctatcccagctgtcttcgggcgagaggcggggtacaccctggactggtcgccagccaatcacagggcacatatagacaaacaaccattcacactcacattcacacacacatatggacaatttggagttgccaattaacctagcatgtttttggaatgtgggaggaaaccggagtacccggagaaaacccatacatgcacggggagaacatgcaacctccacacagagatgactcgggcctgtgcgctaaccactcggcctctGTGCAGcttcaataataaacatattgaacTGAACATTGTTACCTCTATAAAAGCATACATTTTTGATACACCTAATATTGCACCTACATAgattgcaggtgtacctaataatgtgGGGAGTGAGTGTAAAACATAAAGGGGTGTCAGAGGATCCTGCaaaattaaaacatgacaagtgttATCATTCGTGGGCACTAGCATTTGTTTGTTCCATACAATGTTCTATGGATGAACGGGGTGAGACCAATGTTAGTCATACTCTCGGTTACTTTGTCTCGGTGGGAGGAGGCAGGGTCGGTACCAAATACTCAGAGTACAGAGGGTACTTTTCATAAAAGTAATCTCAGTGTCTAGTAAATAGTGTACCTTAATGACTCCTTTGATGCTGCAGAGAACCGAATTGAGCAGCGTGCTGACTCTCTGATCATCATTGACACTGTCAGCATATCGCAGGCACATAAAGATGATGTAAGCAGGAAGTCCTGGAAGGAAGCTCACAGCGACACCGCGGGCCTTCATATCTGAGACAATGGCAAACAGACACAGCACCTTTATCCATTTCTCATGATAGCTGGAAAGAAACATTGCCGGGAGCAAAACAGGTTTGTCATACCTAAAACCAGATTTTTCACTAGCCGGCTCTCGTCGCCCTCCTTGTACTTCAACATTCCCTGGTACTCCTTCTCTTTACGTGGAATACTCACAGTTCTAGCAGGAGTGTTTATCATCATGTCTGTGTTCTTTTGATCAGCTTGACACAACAGCATGAGGATTCCCagttaatatatgatattaacTGGGCTTCAATAAGCCTTCAATAAGGCTTTCAATGTAAAAGGATTACCTTGAAACGCTTCTACTTTTTTCATGTACAGCTGCAGTTCTTTTTTCAAACTGCTTatagttttgtcttttttctcctgTTGCACCATGAAGTCCTGAAAATATGCAGACATACAAGATTAGAGAAAACTTCACTCTCACTCACACTCAAGACAACAGTAAAcatgatgacaaaaacaaatgtgaaaTACAAACAATTGTTTAAGGTTGACATTTTAAATGGTTGAATCACTGTTTATACTCAAAGACCCCAATATCAGATACAGCATCCACTCTactgagatccaatacaaaagCTATATGAAaaaccataggtatgaatgtgagtgtgaatggttgtttgtctatatgtgccctgtgattggctggcgaccagtccagggtgtacctcgcctcttgccctaagtcggctgggataggctccaccatacgcccacgaccctaatgaggataagcggtatagaaaatggatggatggatggaagaattcAACTGCATCCCTCTGACAAGTGTTCGTTTTTGAGgccagggtgtccaaactttttcatttgAGAGTAGTGGTTCAAGACACGCTAaacagttaaaggggacctattatgatttttttccactttccagacctataaatgtagttagaatattgtatgCTCATGTTAAACCACGCCAGCAttttagataatgaggtttgcgcatttggaagtgagccctgaaagacattTGGGATTACTTTGTTTCAACACtgacctctgtgacatcacagagtgccgggcttccttatatgagtggccagatacgctctctgccctaCGCAAAGCTCTGCTTCCCCTGGTCTAACCCAAGCTCTGTTTCTCGTTTTGCAGTGTTAGCAATGTCttccaggaagtgtttcttcaggtgtaagggaaagctacatttgtttacaattcctaacgaggcaaacatcaggcagaagtggttgtaGTTCCTGATTCGCTACAATCAAAAGAAAATTATTTCAATCTGTCAAGTGCATTTCACCCTGGATTGTTTTGTAAACATCGACCAGtctgcagctggactagcctttatcagtgtcctaactgtgtttattttgtgtaagtaatgaaacaaaagcagttgcctctgtagcattatagagtgcgcatacaGGGAGCGTGAGAGTTGTGAATAGCCATTTCCTACCACAGTCCACccgagttttttaaacattatccATACACATAATACAAGCAGAACAAGTACAAGTTCTGTACAGCCAGCGAGTGAACCCACCAGATTTTCACTAGTGAGCCGAGTGATCTCAAGCTTCAGGCCTGCTTCAATGCGAGCATCTTCAGGTAGGACCAAAGTCTGAGCCAGCAGCTTCTGCTGCAGCTCTTTTTCCTCCTTCAATGTCTTCACTTCATCCTGCAGCTTCTCACACTGCTCATTGTGCTGCTTCTCCAGCTTTTGCATCTGACTCTCCAGAACCCTCGAATGTAAAGTCATAGCAACCAGTTATTGAGTAATAGTTTGtgttaacaacaacaaaacccaCACCTGTTGGTCTCTTTCAAGCCCTCATATGCCAGCCACAGTTCTCCATCCTCATTGAGTGTATGGATGTCAGCGGACCTAAGAGTAAAATATCATATATGACCAGGTATTTGGTCACTATGGTATAAATTTAAGGTTAAGAGTCATGTGGTCTTACCTGTCAAGATTTTGAAATGAGTGCAGGTCACCAAGTTCTAAATTGACACCCTCCCCAATTGCAGAATCCTGGACGTGGGAGTTAATAAGCATAGGTTAAGGAAAAAACTAACCATTCCAATTGCAGTAATGATAGCTAAATGATATTACCCTATATTTCATAGCGTCTTGCCGCACTAGGTGTGACTGGAGAAGAAGCACTTCCTCTTTTCGCATCTCCAGCTCCTCGTTTGAAGAAGTGAGTTGTTCCAACAGTATGTCATAAGGTGTGGAGCCCACAGCAGGGGGCATTAGTTCACTGTTTTCATTGGTCAGGGATTTACGCAGTACACTCAAGTCCTGCTTCAGCCTCTTGTTTTCAGTCTCCAACTCTTGACGCTGAAAGAAATCAAAccaaagcatttttaaaaaaaattgttttagtTTGCGCTTCAgaatttttgttatgttttgttgGAGCTGCTTTGCTGCCATCTATCTACTCTCTGTTGTAGTGCACTGCTGGTCCTGCCGGGGCAGAGCCGACTGCACACACCTAGGAGCATTTCCAGTCTGCAAGCCTTTGCTTGCACAGTCACTCACTGCCAGATTGTTGCAATGTCTACACTACCCACTCAAGCTTCTCTTGTTGTACTACCCTGCTCTTCGCCGATTTTCCAACTGTTGTATTAAAGCTCTGCTTACTTTTTTTAGAAGCTGCTTTAGTTGTAGTTTTGTATGGCATAGTTTTGTGTTTCTTTCCGCTCCTTTTGAGTGTGCTTTTTGTTAATCATTTTTTCTACACATTTTTGTCATCTCTGCTTTGGGGTTCAATCACTGACTATTTGCCAATTTTGCCAATTTTGATCCAACAACATTTGTTTATGACATTCCTTCCACTCCGCTTGGGACATGACAGCAACAtgaagtgacttttttttttaaggttgtaCCTTCAGCGTTTCCAAATCCAGCAGTGCTATGCCAACATTTTTCTCCTCTTCCACATCCTTTACACAGAAAtacacaattaattaaaaattgccaatattaattaaaactacttaaaaaaaactgtcaacatACATTTTCCTCTTGGGCTTTCTTCTCGACTAACTGCAACTCTAGCAACTGTTTGTGCTTCTCCAATTCTCTGACTCTTCTTTGGAGCTTCAAAACCAGTGGTAGGTCGACAGTGGGCGAGGTCTCGGCCTAAGAAGAAAATCAGTGTTGAAAATCTTggttggtagaaaaaaaatctaataaatctACAAGAAATACGAAAAAAAGCTTAAATGCCATATCGCCTTAAAACGCACTAGTGAGCTCTCACTGCTACTGGAACAAGGCTGATATTGGTGAAGTGACTGttgacaaaagaaaaataatatagtatagtcTGCTCACATTCAAACTAATAGGACAGCGGTTTAGAGTGCAGCTGAATAATTACCCTGAATGTACCCTAGATGTTTTGAAAACATATAcgtaaatgataaataaataaaaaaatgtcaacattgccTCTTTTTCTGTTGTGCTGGTCTGTCCATTAGTCAAGTCTACGATTGGGCTACATTCAGAGGAGTTGCTGTTTTTAGATTCTGGCTTCTGACTTCCCAGCGACCGCCCTTCCTTGCTTGAGCTCtataaatgaggaaaaaaaggtaCAGTAAAATAGAAAGCTTTTCTATTGggacaaacacacaacacacataaATATTCCTTACAATGCTGACTTCCAGTTCTTCTTTCAGGTCTTTATGTAGCTCCTCCAGATGCAGATGTTCATTCAGCAGGCTTTGGTACCGGGAGCGTTCTTCTATTAATTCTTTCTCTAGTTTTTCTGCGTTTTCCACTTTGCCTTTAATGTCTGACACCATCAGTTTTACtttacttaattaaaaaaatgttcttctttAGAACACTTAATGTTTATACGGTATATTACCTGTCAACTGTTGGTTTTGTTCTACGATGACCTTTTGGAGGTCTTCCTTTTCATTGCTCAGCAAGCTGTTTTTCACATTCAGCTCCTGTACAACCTAAAAGTAAAAAGAAGCGGATAGAAAAACAGAGCAATTAACACACATAGAACAAGGTTAAATGTTTAACTGTTAAAACAGcatacaacaataatataagTACTATGTATTATCCATctactttctatgccgcttatcctcgcgggtatgctggagcctatcccagctgactttgggcgagaggaggagtacaccctggaatggttgccagccaatcacagggcacatatagacaaacaaccattcacactcacattcatacctatggacattttggagtcagcaattaacctagcatgtttttggaatgtgggaggaaacgtgagtaaacccacacacgcacggggagaaaatgcaaaccccacacagagatggccaaaggtgggatttaactctggtttcctagctgtgaggtctgcacgctaaccactcgaccgccgtgcagccctgtgcaataaacattaaataaaatataaaattgcaATAAATGCGCCAACATGTATGCATGCTCAAAGTACTACTAAAGTACATATTTTCTACAACAATTAAATCATGCAGTCGAACCAACAACAGAACAGACAATGACATCATATAGTGGACTCCACATTGACTTCCAGGTACACAAACAATATAACGAACCAGTGCAGATGCAGGCAATCTGAAAAATAGATAAAACACTGGTAAAGTTTGTAGAAGCAAGCCTACCAGCTGTGTCTGCTCCTTATCAACCTTTCTCTGATCCTCCAGGACCTCCTTCTGTCTGAGAGTGTTGTCCAGCTCCTGCTGAAGAAAGGAGAGCCGCTCCAGTAGCGAAGGGAGCGTCTCTGCCTCAGCTCGAGCCTTTTGCTCTGACCTATGAAGGTTTTCTATCTCTTTGCAGTGTCGTTCTCGCTCCATTTCTTGGGCCTTTGCTGCAGCATTCAGCCTCTCACTGAGCTCTCTGACTTCTTTGTGCTGTGGGAGCATGCAAACACATGGTGTGCATGTGATGTGATGACAACGCCCAATTACACTGCATTTCAAGGCAAGTTTGCTCTTTTTCTTACAGTaaagatacatttttaatacacaTATTTTTGCATAATTCAGGGTCGtaacattatggtaatggtggCAGAAATCATTACGTGAGAGCTTTACTGATCCCATGTTTACATACAACGTAAACATGTATAcataaaattgaaattgaaagtatgacaaaaaaacagctatgaatttacaatttaaaaatttgtatatgtacagtatatcagaATCCAAATTTACTTGTATCTCTTATATCACTTATTAGTGATAAGTACTAATAACTATCATTTACTAGTACTTCACACAAATTTTACACTTACTTTATCccttttttatttctaataataatacattttatttatattgcactttacattacagaaatctcaaagtgctacaaagaaagcataaaacctacagtgaagcGATAAAACAACCCAAcaaaaggtatatatatatttaaaaaaaaaggctaagaaAAGGCCTTTCTTCCTTTTCCGTAACACTGCGCAAGGCTTATAGTTTCATTATTTTAACTCGTAAAATTTaacttatattattttaataataatataatgataaaatgtAGCCAAGTGAAATATGTACAAGTTATGGTGTGAGTGAATTATCAGTAATAGATACAGAGAAAGGGTAGGATTAAGCTcagttttttctcttaatgcTCTCACCTCCTCGTCTATCTTGTGCTGCAACTGCATAATCTTGTTCTCCATGCCAATGTTGAGCTTCTTGAAATGCTCCACAGAACGCGCCTCCACTTTGAGCTTCTTCAGTTCTTTCTTGGCCATGATGCGTCGAACACAG
This window harbors:
- the LOC131130934 gene encoding unconventional myosin-Va-like isoform X1, yielding MAGPELYTKHALVWVPDAVDVWKSAKLVKDYSPGDQALFLHLEDGTEMQYQIDPQTKSLPPLRNPNILVGENDLTALSYLNEPAVLHNIKVRFIDSKLIYTYCGIVLVAVNPYESLPIYEADIIHAYSGQNMADMDPHIFAVAEEAYKQMARDQQNQSIIVSGESGAGKTVSAKYAMRYFATVSGSSGEADIEERVLASNPIMEALGNAKTTRNDNSSRFGKYIEIGFDKKYRISGAHMRTYLLEKSRVVFQAYGERNYHIFYQLCASSHLPEFQNFKLGSADDFHCTNQGENPVIDGMDDTKEMCNTRRALTLLGICESHQMEMYQILAAILHLSNVEVKSHSQDRSSISPDNAHLVVFCELMGVPCDQMAHWLCHRKLKATTETYIKCVSKANAVNGRDALAKHIYARLFSWIVGCINNVLKSAVKHHSFIGVLDIYGFETFDINSFEQFCINYANEKLQQQFNLHVFKLEQEEYMKEQIPWTLIDFYDNQPCINLIEANLGILDLLDEECKMPQGSDGTWSQKMYSTLLKQNTHFHKPRLSNIAFIIHHFADKVEYQCDGFLEKNKDTVNEEQIEVLQNSKFAFLLKLVEGNKKTTSSTKRPTTSFTGRSGRSPGANKKTVGMQFRQSLHLLMDTLNATTPHYVRCIKPNDHKEPFSLDPLRAVQQLRACGILETIRISAAGFPSRWTYQEFFSRYRVLMKQKDVLPDGKETCRNVLKNLIQDQNLYKFGKNKIFFRAGQVAYLEKLRSEQLRRACVSIQKTIRCWLARKKYLRMKQSAITIQRHVRGHQARCYVDFLRRTRAAVVIQSNVRMWAARRRYQKVRSASVVIQCFFRKYAARKLYYKLLYEQKVLVIQKWTKGWLARKHYQRTRADIILLQSCVRRIMAKKELKKLKVEARSVEHFKKLNIGMENKIMQLQHKIDEEHKEVRELSERLNAAAKAQEMERERHCKEIENLHRSEQKARAEAETLPSLLERLSFLQQELDNTLRQKEVLEDQRKVDKEQTQLVVQELNVKNSLLSNEKEDLQKVIVEQNQQLTDIKGKVENAEKLEKELIEERSRYQSLLNEHLHLEELHKDLKEELEVSISSSKEGRSLGSQKPESKNSNSSECSPIVDLTNGQTSTTEKEAETSPTVDLPLVLKLQRRVRELEKHKQLLELQLVEKKAQEENDVEEEKNVGIALLDLETLKRQELETENKRLKQDLSVLRKSLTNENSELMPPAVGSTPYDILLEQLTSSNEELEMRKEEVLLLQSHLVRQDAMKYRDSAIGEGVNLELGDLHSFQNLDRSADIHTLNEDGELWLAYEGLKETNRVLESQMQKLEKQHNEQCEKLQDEVKTLKEEKELQQKLLAQTLVLPEDARIEAGLKLEITRLTSENLDFMVQQEKKDKTISSLKKELQLYMKKVEAFQADQKNTDMMINTPARTVSIPRKEKEYQGMLKYKEGDESRLVKNLVLDMKARGVAVSFLPGLPAYIIFMCLRYADSVNDDQRVSTLLNSVLCSIKGVIKKRGSDFVVSSFWLANTCRLIHCLKQYSGDETFKTHNTAKQNQHCLTNFELTEYQNVFADLAVQIYRQLIKSMEDTLQPLIVSSMLEHESIQGVLGSKPTGLRKRSSSSPEEEAVTVEVLLQQLGQWHTAMCQHGLDSDLIKQVVRQQFYIICAVTLNHLLLRKDMCSWSKGLQIRYNVWQLEEWLVERELSGYGAKESLEPLVQAAQLLQVKKKTEADAQAICNMCTGLTTAQIVKVLTLYTPVIEFEERVTTTFIATIKNILKDRGESSTLMMDARKIFSVTLSFSPSSVALETIQIPASLNLDFLHRI